The Acidobacteriota bacterium genome has a window encoding:
- a CDS encoding nucleoside:proton symporter: MLVQSAIGLVVFLGLAWAMSEHRRKVSLRLVGFGLALQLALGILLLKVPGSGEIFLGFNRVILALEESVQAGTAFVFGYLGGGPPPFEEKNPSYNYVFAFRALPLLFLMSALSSLLFYWKVLPLVVKGFSRVLEKTLRLGGAEGLGVSANIFLGMVEAPLFIRPYLAKMTRSELFTVMTCGMATIAGTVMVLYASILSDIIPNVIGHILTASLLNAVAAVIISKIMIPETGPGTSGELVEPEPFSSSMDAITKGTLRGVQLLINIVAMLLVMVALIHLVNLILGVLPIGGSGPVTLQGILGIVSAPIVWLMGIPWSQSWTAGELMGTKMVINELVAYINLSQLSPDALSSRSLVIMTYAMCGFANPGSLGIMIGGLGTMAPERRADVVSLGLRSIVAGTLSTCMTGALVGLLY, translated from the coding sequence ATGCTGGTTCAAAGCGCCATCGGTCTGGTTGTCTTCCTGGGACTTGCCTGGGCCATGAGCGAGCATCGACGTAAAGTGTCGCTGCGCCTGGTGGGCTTTGGGCTGGCCTTGCAACTGGCCCTTGGAATCCTGCTTCTGAAGGTCCCCGGCTCGGGAGAGATCTTTCTGGGGTTCAACCGGGTGATCCTGGCCCTGGAAGAATCGGTCCAGGCGGGAACGGCTTTTGTTTTCGGCTATCTGGGAGGCGGTCCCCCACCCTTCGAGGAGAAGAATCCCTCCTACAATTACGTCTTTGCCTTTCGGGCGCTTCCCCTGTTGTTCCTGATGAGCGCCCTTTCTTCCCTGCTCTTCTACTGGAAGGTGCTGCCCCTGGTGGTGAAGGGGTTCTCGCGGGTGCTGGAAAAGACGCTGCGTCTGGGAGGCGCCGAGGGTCTGGGTGTCTCCGCCAACATCTTTCTGGGAATGGTGGAGGCTCCGCTCTTCATCCGTCCCTACCTGGCCAAAATGACCCGCAGCGAGTTGTTCACGGTCATGACCTGTGGAATGGCAACCATCGCCGGCACCGTCATGGTGCTCTACGCCAGCATCCTGTCCGACATTATTCCCAATGTCATCGGGCACATCCTGACGGCTTCCCTTCTCAACGCCGTGGCCGCCGTGATCATCTCCAAGATCATGATCCCCGAGACCGGTCCGGGAACCTCGGGGGAGTTGGTTGAACCCGAACCGTTCAGCAGTTCCATGGACGCCATCACCAAAGGCACGCTCCGGGGGGTTCAACTCCTGATCAACATCGTGGCCATGCTATTGGTCATGGTGGCTCTCATTCATCTGGTGAACCTGATTCTGGGAGTTCTCCCCATCGGTGGGTCCGGTCCCGTGACGCTGCAGGGCATCCTGGGAATCGTCAGCGCACCCATCGTATGGCTCATGGGGATTCCCTGGAGCCAGTCCTGGACCGCCGGTGAACTGATGGGCACCAAGATGGTGATCAATGAGCTGGTGGCCTACATCAACCTGAGCCAACTCTCTCCCGACGCCCTGTCCTCGCGAAGCCTGGTGATCATGACCTATGCCATGTGCGGATTCGCCAACCCGGGCAGTCTGGGAATCATGATCGGCGGGCTGGGCACCATGGCTCCCGAGCGGCGGGCCGACGTGGTCAGCCTGGGGCTGCGTTCCATCGTCGCCGGGACCCTGTCCACCTGCATGACCGGCGCGTTGGTGGGCCTGCTTTATTGA